The sequence below is a genomic window from Salicibibacter cibarius.
GTTCTCGGCGTTTGCGATAATCTTCCGCATCGAGTTCAATACGTAAGTACTGTTCGGAATGGCGGTTGGCGACAAGATTCGTCAAATATTGCAGGGATTCCAACGTTTGCCCACGCTTGCCAATGACGAGACCGACATTCTCTCCACTCATCTCCAAGCGCGGGTTTTTCCCTTCCCTATTTTTCGAATGAATGTCCAAATCAACGTCCATGCCACGCAATACATCAGCCAGAAATTTTTCGGCTTCCGCCAAGGGATCCGTTTTTACCGTGATCTCTAAAATGGCCGGTTTACTGAATAAGTTCAAGAATCCTTTTTTCGGTGTCTGGATCTCCACGTAATCAACTTGCTCACGACCGACTTGGAGTTCTGTAAGCCCATTGTCCAACGCTTCCTCAACCGTTTTGCCTGTCACCGAAATGGTTTTCAAGATTACTTCGCTCCTCCCGGATTTGTGCGTTTTTCTCTTTTGGCTTGTGCGCCCGGACCTGTGATGAAATAGGTTTGCGCAATCATAAAGAAGTTACCGACAACCCAATACAACGCGAGTGCCGATGGGAAAAAGAAAGCAAATATCCCGATCATGATCGGCATCATATAAAGCAGGATCTGCATCTGCGGATTTGCGTTTACCATCATCATTTTCTGTTGAAAAAATGTTGTTGCAGCAGCAATGATCGGCAAAATAAAATCAGGTTCTCCGAGCTGGAACCATAGGAATTGATGATTAAAAATTTCTTCCGTTCGCATAATCGCGTGAAAAAAGGCGATTAGAATCGGCATCTGTATAAAAAGAGGCAAACAACCCGCCAGTGGATTAACATTATTCTCGCTGAAAAGCTTCATC
It includes:
- the spoIIIJ gene encoding YidC family membrane integrase SpoIIIJ, encoding MRKKIGLAAMLVALTAVMSGCMNLDEPITENPDGIWDTIFVFPLSWLVTTIAEATGENYGLGIIIVTILIRFLILPLMIKQTKSTKAMQELQPELLKLREKYSAKDQKTQQKLQEETMKLFSENNVNPLAGCLPLFIQMPILIAFFHAIMRTEEIFNHQFLWFQLGEPDFILPIIAAATTFFQQKMMMVNANPQMQILLYMMPIMIGIFAFFFPSALALYWVVGNFFMIAQTYFITGPGAQAKREKRTNPGGAK
- the jag gene encoding RNA-binding cell elongation regulator Jag/EloR — translated: MKTISVTGKTVEEALDNGLTELQVGREQVDYVEIQTPKKGFLNLFSKPAILEITVKTDPLAEAEKFLADVLRGMDVDLDIHSKNREGKNPRLEMSGENVGLVIGKRGQTLESLQYLTNLVANRHSEQYLRIELDAEDYRKRREQTLEQLAYRLAEKAKRTGRKVVLEPMQSKERKKIHQTLQHDDAVVTTSDGTEPRRHIVIRPKDKASEKHPHP